One window of Carassius auratus strain Wakin chromosome 17, ASM336829v1, whole genome shotgun sequence genomic DNA carries:
- the LOC113117923 gene encoding extracellular calcium-sensing receptor-like has product MLLFLYILLCFFQLQAKVGNTPCRMMGESKHPLLFKDGDVTIGALFPVHSIETSSSFKFTQKPQFLSCSSVNLRDFRLAQIMIFAIEEINKSESLLPNISIGYRIYDTCSSRLSSMSATVGLMNGLEIEAGDTCKGQPPIHAIIGETESSATVILSRTTGPFKIPVISHAASCECLSNRKEYPSFFRTISSDYHQGRALAYIVKHFGWSWVGAVNSDNDYGNNGMAIFLNTAQKEGICVEYSVKFYRTEPEKLKKVVDTIKTGTVKVIVAFVSFLEMGLLTEQLSIQNITGLQMVGVEAWITSKTLITPTTFRVLGGSLGFAIRKVNIEGFADYVIKAFWDTAFPCSHGQGNDSQIKVNCSSYQDLLLLKNYNEDVPEHRFSSNVYKAVYAVAHSLHSLLKCKTQEGCEKGLKIQPQQVVEALKKVNFTVKFGDCVFFDSTGATVARYEVVNWQKDFDGSVQFKPVGYYDASLPIDTRFVVNTENILWAGGKLKPSSVCSESCPPGTRKAAQKGRPVCCYDCIPCAEGEISYETDSNNCKQCPVEYWSNDEKNKCVLKAVEFLSFTEVMGIVLVFFSLFGVGITVLVALLFYSKKDTPIVKANNSELSFLLLFSLTLCFLCSLTFIGRPTEWSCMLRHTAFGITFVLCISCVLGKTIVVLMAFKATLPGSNVMKWFGPAKQRLSVFAFTLIQVLICVLWLTTSPPFPSKNMKYYKEIIILECSLGSTIGFWAVLGYIGILAVLCFILSFLARKLPDNFNEAKFITFSMLIFCAVWITFIPAYVSSPGKFTVAVEIFAIFSSSTGLLFCIFAPKCYIILLKPEKNTKQHMVGKTTSKFY; this is encoded by the exons ATGCTTCTGTTTCTTTACATTCTCCTGTGTTTCTTTCAGCTTCAAGCAAAGGTAGGAAACACTCCTTGCCGAATGATGGGAGAATCTAAGCACCCTCTGCTTTTCAAGGATGGAGACGTAACTATTGGGGCACTTTTTCCAGTACACAGCATAGAGACATCATCTTCATTCAAGTTTACACAAAAACCTCAGTTTTTATCATGCTCCAG TGTGAATCTGAGAGATTTTCGGCTAGCTCAAATCATGATCTTTGCCATTGAAGAGATTAACAAAAGTGAAAGTTTGCTCCCAAATATTTCTATTGGCTACAGAATTTATGATACCTGTAGTTCAAGACTGTCTTCTATGAGTGCAACTGTCGGACTAATGAATGGTCTAGAGattgaagctggagacacatgCAAGGGACAGCCTCCTATACATGCTATCATAGGAGAAACAGAGTCTTCTGCCACAGTGATTTTGTCCAGAACTACAGGACCTTTTAAAATTCCAGTG ataagtCATGCGGCCTCCTGTGAGTGTCTTAGTAATAGGAAAGAGTACCCCTCATTCTTCAGGACTATTTCTAGTGATTACCACCAAGGCAGAGCACTTGCATACATAGTCAAGCACTTTGGCTGGTCTTGGGTGGGAGCTGTGAACAGTGACAATGATTATGGAAACAATGGAATGGCCATATTTCTTAATACAGCTCAGAAAGAAGGTATCTGTGTGGAGTACTCTGTGAAATTCTACAGAACGGAGCCTGAAAAACTTAAAAAAGTGGTAGACACAATAAAAACAGGTACCGTAAAAGTGATTGTTGCATTTGTGTCATTTCTTGAGATGGGTTTATTAACTGAACAGTTAAGTATTCAGAACATAACGGGCCTCCAAATGGTTGGTGTGGAGGCATGGATAACTTCAAAGACTTTGATCACTCCAACAACATTTCGTGTTCTTGGAGGCTCACTGGGGTTTGCAATAAGAAAAGTCAATATTGAAGGTTTTGCCGATTATGTTATAAAAGCATTCTGGGACACAGCTTTTCCATGCTCACACGGTCAAGGGAATGATTCTCAGATCAAAGTAAATTGCAGCAGTTATCAGGATCTGCTTTTGCTGAAAAATTATAATGAAGATGTGCCTGAACACAGATTTTCAAGCAACGTCTACAAAGCAGTTTATGCTGTGGCTCATTCATTACACAGTCTCCTCAAGTGCAAAACACAAGAAGGCTGTGAGAAAGGCTTGAAAATACAACCACAGCag GTGGTTGAGGCTCTGAAAAAGGTAAATTTCACTGTAAAGTTTGGAGATTGTGTGTTTTTTGACAGCACTGGTGCCACAGTAGCCCGATATGAAGTTGTGAACTGGCAGAAGGATTTTGATGGATCAGTCCAATTTAAACCAGTGGGATACTATGATGCTTCACTGCCCATTGACACACGATTTGTGGTTAACACTGAAAACATACTTTGGGCTGGAGGAAAGCTGAAG ccaaGCTCTGTGTGCAGTGAGAGCTGTCCTCCAGGCACTAGGAAGGCTGCACAGAAAGGAAGACCTGTCTGCTGTTATGACTGTATTCCGTGTGCAGAAGGAGAAATCAGTTATGAGACAG ATTCAAATAACTGCAAGCAGTGTCCAGTGGAATACTGGTCTAAtgatgagaaaaataaatgtgtgttaaaGGCTGTAGAGTTTCTGTCATTTACAGAGGTTATGGGTATAGTGCTAGTCTTTTTCTCACTGTTTGGAGTAGGAATAACTGTGCTGGTAGCTTTACTTTTTTACAGTAAGAAGGACACCCCCATAGTAAAAGCCAATAACTCAGAGCTGAGTTTCCTGCTGCTCTTCTCATTGACTCTGTGTTTCCTCTGTTCACTTACTTTCATTGGCCGGCCCACTGAGTGGTCCTGTATGTTGCGTCACACAGCGTTTGGGATTACTTTTGTTctctgtatctcctgtgttctGGGGAAAACTATAGTGGTTTTAATGGCCTTCAAGGCTACACTTCCAGGAAGTAATGTCATGAAATGGTTTGGGCCCGCAAAACAACGACTTAGTGTTTTTGCCTTTACACTTATACAGGTTCTTATCTGTGTTCTTTGGCTAACAACATCTCCTCCATTTCCCtccaaaaatatgaaatattataaggaAATAATCATTCTTGAATGCAGTCTGGGTTCTACTATAGGTTTCTGGGCTGTGTTGGGTTATATTGGCATACTGGCTGTCCTGTGCTTCATTCTTTCTTTTCTGGCTCGTAAGCTGCCTGATAACTTTAATGAAGCCAAATTCATCACATTCAGCATGCTGATATTCTGTGCTGTATGGATCACATTCATACCAGCTTATGTCAGTTCTCCTGGAAAATTTACTGTAGCTGTGGAGATATTTGCCATATTTTCTTCAAGCACTGGTTTACTATTCTGCATATTTGCACCTAAATGTTATATCATCCTACTAAAGcctgaaaaaaatacaaagcaaCACATGGTGGGAAAAACAACATCTAAGTTCTATtga